From Paenibacillus physcomitrellae, the proteins below share one genomic window:
- a CDS encoding anti-sigma factor: MNEERTPLCDLCLDVVTNGCTEEERLAFERHLPGCEACQAEMKELRETWEALSADMKWMSPPEDLKEQVLNAAFAADQPELEPVQEQEKAPVKMFHIAGSEQARRRAVRRSRFMTAAASIMLVLFLASASWNYKMYNEQAADPMPVEKALSVSASQIKMAVPLHTQSAEYAQAYGFACIVDNGNSKQFVVYVYGAPETAASQAYQVWLIKDGVRTSAGTFRVRTEGNNTSLGVLSMPMKSSNLKFDAIGITLEPDDKGSQPRGEKMFSSI, encoded by the coding sequence GTGAACGAGGAACGCACACCGTTATGCGATTTATGCCTGGATGTAGTCACGAATGGGTGTACGGAGGAAGAACGGCTTGCTTTTGAGCGTCACCTTCCAGGCTGTGAGGCCTGCCAGGCCGAAATGAAAGAATTGCGGGAAACATGGGAGGCGTTATCTGCAGATATGAAATGGATGAGTCCGCCGGAGGATTTGAAGGAGCAGGTGTTGAACGCTGCGTTTGCCGCAGACCAGCCGGAGCTTGAGCCCGTGCAGGAGCAGGAGAAGGCACCGGTGAAAATGTTCCATATCGCTGGAAGCGAGCAGGCAAGAAGGCGCGCCGTGCGAAGAAGCCGGTTTATGACCGCAGCGGCTTCCATAATGCTGGTATTGTTCCTGGCCAGCGCAAGCTGGAACTATAAGATGTATAACGAGCAGGCCGCAGATCCGATGCCTGTTGAGAAAGCGCTGAGCGTGTCCGCTTCCCAGATCAAAATGGCTGTTCCGCTGCATACCCAATCTGCAGAGTATGCTCAGGCATACGGCTTCGCGTGCATCGTGGACAACGGGAACAGCAAGCAGTTTGTCGTCTATGTCTATGGAGCGCCGGAGACCGCCGCCAGCCAGGCTTATCAGGTTTGGCTGATTAAGGATGGCGTACGGACAAGTGCCGGGACATTCCGGGTCCGTACGGAAGGAAACAACACCAGCCTGGGCGTCCTCTCCATGCCGATGAAATCGAGTAACCTCAAATTCGATGCCATCGGCATCACGTTAGAGCCGGATGACAAAGGAAGCCAGCCGCGGGGAGAGAAAATGTTTTCTTCTATTTAA
- a CDS encoding TasA family protein, whose product MGIKKTLALSVATAALGLTLMGGGTYAYFSSTAESSGTFAAGTLDLSVNPTTVINVGNLKPGDTAQRNFKLVNKGTLDIAHVSLATDYTVTNKEGAPVNIADLGDFINVQFLINQDKGDSVVYSTTLADLKKMTPDAVENKIFIPFFEERGGLKANSEDTLTVKFEFVDNGKDQNEFQGDSLQLKWTFTGKQGSGDEK is encoded by the coding sequence ATGGGTATCAAAAAAACATTGGCACTTAGCGTAGCAACAGCAGCTCTTGGCTTGACACTGATGGGTGGAGGTACATACGCTTATTTCAGCTCCACTGCTGAAAGCAGCGGTACTTTTGCGGCCGGTACTTTAGATCTTAGCGTAAACCCTACTACTGTCATCAATGTAGGCAACCTGAAACCTGGCGATACGGCGCAAAGAAACTTCAAACTCGTCAACAAAGGTACGCTTGATATCGCCCATGTCTCCCTGGCCACCGATTACACCGTAACTAACAAAGAAGGCGCTCCCGTCAACATCGCCGATCTTGGCGATTTTATCAATGTTCAATTTCTGATCAACCAGGACAAAGGCGACTCGGTCGTCTACTCGACTACTCTCGCCGATCTGAAGAAAATGACTCCTGACGCCGTAGAGAACAAAATCTTTATCCCGTTTTTTGAAGAGCGCGGAGGTTTGAAAGCCAACAGCGAAGACACTCTCACTGTAAAGTTCGAGTTTGTGGACAACGGCAAAGATCAGAACGAATTCCAGGGCGACTCGCTGCAGCTGAAATGGACCTTTACGGGCAAACAAGGCAGCGGGGACGAGAAATAA
- a CDS encoding RNA polymerase sigma factor, whose translation MHNLSDYELMLLVKEKRQEALSILYDRHGGLIYSFAIRSVRNEQAAREIVQSVFIRLWTTESGYNPEKGRFTSWLVTITRNIATDWLRKERRINEGVTSFVPEQFDQIPDDGVSPEASAERESLKRQIRAAYRFLSRQQIDLLEHFYWQGYTLKELSLHYREPLGTVKNRLHQTLKVLRRHLIVEGEG comes from the coding sequence ATGCATAACCTTTCTGATTACGAATTGATGCTGCTCGTCAAGGAAAAGCGGCAGGAAGCATTATCTATTCTTTATGACCGGCATGGGGGCCTCATCTATTCCTTTGCCATCAGATCCGTCCGGAATGAACAGGCCGCCAGGGAAATTGTCCAATCCGTCTTTATCCGTTTATGGACCACGGAATCCGGCTATAATCCCGAGAAAGGCCGGTTCACAAGCTGGCTGGTGACCATCACCCGGAATATAGCGACAGATTGGCTTCGTAAGGAACGACGAATTAACGAGGGAGTCACTTCCTTTGTCCCTGAACAGTTTGATCAAATTCCCGATGACGGGGTATCTCCGGAAGCAAGCGCAGAGCGGGAATCGCTCAAAAGGCAGATCCGCGCCGCTTATCGCTTCCTTTCCCGTCAGCAGATTGATCTGCTGGAGCATTTTTATTGGCAGGGATATACCCTGAAGGAGCTTTCGCTTCATTACCGGGAACCGCTCGGAACGGTCAAGAACAGGCTGCATCAGACGCTCAAAGTACTGCGCCGACATTTGATTGTGGAAGGAGAAGGATGA
- the dnaI gene encoding primosomal protein DnaI — MESLGELLSQIQSPQLKARSERVMRELFEDPLIAELLQLHPELDRSQLTLHLGKLYQYVKDSRSCAACPGLERCPNDFQGHYTKLTVETVTAAPDLYERKVPCSKQLAFQHETEVRKRIRSFYIDERALKEGYNAVEIVSKDMNRAPAVGRVLQYINEVQANGLSSKGLYLKGHFGTGKTFLMSYLLHELAESGYTGVIVYMPEFVEEVKYVMQDNQRLKEMVDTMREADLLVFDDIGAENLNPWVRDHILGSILNYRMNRRPTFYTSNYDLPDLEKHLSFTSKDGEEAYKGQRLMDRIAPFVDVVTVNGSNQRRAT, encoded by the coding sequence ATGGAATCGTTGGGCGAACTGCTGTCCCAAATACAAAGTCCGCAGCTCAAAGCCCGTTCCGAACGTGTCATGAGAGAGCTGTTTGAAGATCCGCTGATTGCCGAACTGCTGCAGCTTCATCCGGAGCTGGATCGCAGCCAGCTTACGCTTCATCTGGGCAAGCTGTACCAGTACGTCAAAGACAGCCGCAGCTGCGCGGCTTGTCCGGGGCTCGAACGCTGCCCGAACGATTTTCAAGGGCATTATACGAAGCTGACGGTGGAGACGGTAACGGCTGCACCTGATTTGTATGAGCGCAAGGTGCCCTGCTCCAAACAGCTGGCTTTCCAGCATGAGACGGAGGTTCGGAAGCGAATCAGAAGCTTTTACATTGACGAACGGGCGCTTAAGGAAGGGTATAACGCTGTTGAGATTGTGTCCAAAGACATGAACAGGGCCCCTGCCGTGGGTCGGGTGCTGCAGTATATTAACGAAGTCCAGGCGAACGGTCTGTCCAGCAAAGGGCTTTATTTGAAAGGCCATTTCGGCACGGGAAAAACATTCCTGATGTCCTACCTGCTTCATGAGCTGGCCGAATCCGGCTACACCGGCGTAATTGTGTATATGCCTGAGTTTGTGGAAGAAGTCAAATATGTCATGCAGGACAACCAGCGGCTTAAGGAAATGGTAGACACGATGCGCGAGGCCGATCTGCTGGTCTTTGACGATATCGGCGCAGAGAACCTGAATCCCTGGGTCCGGGATCATATTCTGGGTTCTATTTTGAATTATAGAATGAACCGCCGGCCTACTTTTTATACGTCCAATTATGACCTGCCTGATTTGGAGAAACATCTCAGCTTTACAAGCAAAGATGGCGAAGAGGCTTATAAAGGCCAGCGGCTGATGGACCGGATCGCTCCGTTTGTGGATGTAGTGACAGTGAACGGGAGCAACCAGCGGCGGGCAACGTGA
- the uvrC gene encoding excinuclease ABC subunit UvrC: MDSHIENIQGQEKALEAIRHKLALLPDLPGCYLMKNREGTIIYVGKAKVLKNRVRSYFTGSHNGKTQRLVSEIRDFEYIVTGSNMEALILECNLIKTHMPRYNVLLKDDKTFPYIKITNEQHPRLEVTRKVVKDKAKYFGPYPNAYAAQQTKKLLDRMYPLRKCNVMPKEVCLYYHMGQCMAPCVQEVGKETYEDITQEITRFLSGGHEEIKKELQRKMEESAEELNFERAKELRDQIINIDALMEKQKITMADARDRDVFGFSVDKGWMCVQILYMRQGKMIERHASSFPFYGDAYGDFLSYVTQYYSDNPALPQEILLPEPHEDEAAAGPAALAASLSESDEEGAETQANAEGLVAESAAAYTATEGDTEQDQDQELEQEQETMLEGGVEASGGAASLQEWLGVKVLLPQRGLKKQMVKMATDNARVALDEKFRLIARDEERTSKAADNLGQYIGLESIHRIEAFDNSNIQGANPVSAMVVFTDGKPDRKEYRKYKVKTVQGPDDYETMREVIRRRYERVLKENLQQPDLIVVDGGKGQISAAIDVLENELGLFIPVCGLVKDAKHKTAQLMVGDPPEPVRLPRDSQEFYLLQRIQDEVHRFAISFHREQRGKSMVTSKLDSIPGIGEKRRKLLLKHFGSIKKMKEASVEDFRPLSIGDKLAARIIEALNEEEPS; this comes from the coding sequence GTGGATTCACATATAGAAAATATACAGGGGCAGGAGAAAGCGCTGGAGGCGATCCGCCACAAGCTTGCTCTGCTCCCGGATCTTCCCGGCTGTTATCTAATGAAGAACCGGGAAGGCACGATCATTTACGTAGGTAAGGCCAAAGTGTTGAAAAATCGGGTCCGTTCCTATTTTACAGGCAGCCATAACGGCAAAACCCAGCGGCTCGTCTCGGAAATCCGTGACTTTGAATATATCGTAACCGGCAGTAATATGGAGGCGCTCATTCTCGAGTGCAACCTAATCAAAACACATATGCCGCGTTATAACGTCCTGCTGAAGGACGACAAAACGTTCCCTTACATCAAGATCACAAACGAACAGCATCCGCGGCTGGAGGTGACCCGGAAAGTGGTCAAGGATAAGGCCAAATATTTTGGTCCGTATCCGAATGCCTATGCCGCTCAGCAGACCAAGAAACTGCTCGACCGGATGTATCCGCTGCGCAAATGCAACGTCATGCCAAAGGAAGTCTGCCTTTATTACCATATGGGCCAATGCATGGCTCCTTGCGTGCAGGAAGTGGGCAAAGAAACGTACGAGGACATTACCCAGGAAATTACCCGTTTCCTCAGTGGCGGCCATGAAGAGATCAAGAAAGAGCTGCAGCGCAAGATGGAGGAATCCGCGGAAGAGCTGAACTTTGAGCGTGCGAAGGAACTGCGGGATCAGATCATCAATATCGATGCGCTGATGGAGAAGCAGAAGATTACGATGGCGGATGCCCGGGACCGCGATGTATTTGGGTTCTCAGTCGATAAAGGCTGGATGTGTGTGCAGATTCTGTACATGCGCCAAGGGAAAATGATTGAACGCCACGCCTCAAGTTTTCCGTTCTACGGAGACGCCTACGGCGATTTTCTGTCTTACGTCACTCAGTATTACAGCGATAACCCGGCGCTGCCGCAGGAGATTCTGCTGCCTGAACCGCATGAGGACGAAGCAGCAGCCGGGCCGGCTGCACTTGCAGCTTCTTTGTCCGAGTCTGATGAGGAGGGCGCTGAGACTCAGGCCAACGCCGAAGGTCTGGTGGCGGAGAGTGCTGCTGCTTATACGGCTACAGAGGGCGATACAGAACAAGACCAGGATCAGGAACTAGAACAGGAACAGGAGACCATGCTGGAAGGCGGGGTGGAGGCGTCCGGCGGAGCGGCTTCTCTGCAGGAATGGCTGGGCGTCAAAGTGCTGCTGCCGCAGCGCGGCTTGAAGAAGCAGATGGTGAAGATGGCGACGGACAACGCCCGAGTAGCGCTCGACGAGAAATTCCGTCTCATTGCCCGTGACGAGGAGCGGACGTCCAAAGCGGCGGACAATCTGGGTCAATATATTGGACTGGAGTCCATACACCGCATCGAGGCTTTTGATAACTCCAACATTCAGGGAGCCAACCCGGTTTCAGCGATGGTTGTGTTTACGGACGGCAAACCGGATCGAAAGGAATACCGTAAATACAAAGTCAAAACCGTTCAGGGACCGGACGATTACGAAACGATGCGCGAGGTTATCCGGCGCCGTTATGAACGTGTATTGAAGGAAAATTTGCAGCAGCCCGATCTAATCGTCGTTGACGGCGGCAAAGGACAAATCTCCGCTGCGATCGATGTGCTGGAGAACGAGCTGGGGCTGTTTATCCCGGTCTGCGGTCTTGTCAAAGATGCCAAGCATAAAACGGCCCAGCTGATGGTCGGTGATCCGCCGGAACCGGTTCGTTTGCCGCGTGACAGCCAGGAATTTTACCTGCTGCAGCGGATCCAGGATGAGGTTCACCGGTTTGCGATTTCGTTCCACCGTGAACAGCGGGGCAAATCGATGGTCACCTCGAAGCTGGATTCGATCCCCGGGATCGGGGAGAAGCGGCGCAAGCTGCTGCTGAAGCATTTTGGCTCCATCAAGAAAATGAAAGAGGCCTCCGTCGAGGATTTCCGGCCGCTGTCGATCGGTGACAAGCTTGCCGCCCGCATTATAGAGGCTTTAAATGAAGAAGAGCCGTCCTGA
- a CDS encoding NAD(P)/FAD-dependent oxidoreductase, protein MSTIPKIVILGAGYGGILTAQRLQKELNYNEADVTLVNRHDYHYFTTHLHMPAAGTDSIEHTRVPISKLIDEFKIDLVKSTVREVRLSDRKVILEDGTLSYDYLVIALGGEPETFGIPGMEEHAFTIRSINSVRMIRQHIEYQFALYKTDESRKDRLNFVVGGAGFSGIEFVAELADRIPRLCRENDVEPSKVHIYNIEAAPSALPGFDPELVEHAMNVLEKKGVNFKLGTAIQECRPDGVVLDTGETIKTATVVWTGGIRGNRIIEASGFETVRGRVKVDETLRAPGMENVFIIGDNSLMFNPEGRPYPPTAQIAMQQGVVCAKNIVAAIRGGASRPFEFVNKGTVASLGKGEAIAVVGDKKMTGWKAVQLKKLVDLRYLFIIGGIPLVLKKGRFL, encoded by the coding sequence ATGAGCACCATTCCTAAGATTGTAATCTTGGGTGCAGGTTACGGAGGGATTTTGACCGCACAACGATTACAGAAGGAACTTAACTACAACGAAGCGGACGTAACGCTCGTGAACCGACATGACTATCACTATTTTACGACTCATTTACATATGCCGGCTGCCGGTACCGATTCAATCGAGCACACCCGTGTGCCGATTTCCAAGCTGATCGACGAGTTCAAGATCGACTTGGTGAAATCGACCGTACGCGAAGTACGGCTGTCCGACCGGAAGGTGATTCTGGAGGATGGAACCTTGTCGTATGACTATTTGGTCATCGCACTTGGGGGCGAACCGGAGACCTTCGGTATCCCGGGTATGGAAGAGCACGCTTTTACGATTAGAAGCATTAATTCTGTGCGGATGATCCGCCAGCATATTGAATATCAGTTTGCCTTGTACAAAACGGATGAATCCCGCAAAGATCGTTTGAATTTCGTAGTGGGAGGAGCCGGCTTCAGCGGCATCGAGTTTGTGGCCGAGCTGGCCGACCGTATTCCGCGGCTGTGCCGCGAGAACGACGTTGAGCCTTCCAAAGTTCATATTTATAATATAGAAGCTGCTCCGAGTGCGCTGCCGGGCTTTGATCCGGAATTGGTGGAGCATGCGATGAACGTGCTGGAGAAGAAGGGCGTCAATTTCAAGCTGGGCACAGCGATTCAGGAATGCCGTCCGGACGGGGTTGTGCTGGACACCGGAGAAACCATCAAAACAGCGACGGTAGTATGGACCGGCGGTATCCGTGGGAACCGGATTATCGAGGCCTCCGGCTTTGAAACGGTACGCGGCCGTGTGAAGGTGGATGAGACGCTCCGCGCCCCGGGAATGGAAAATGTCTTTATTATCGGGGACAATTCCTTAATGTTTAACCCGGAAGGTCGGCCTTATCCGCCGACGGCTCAAATTGCGATGCAGCAGGGAGTTGTCTGTGCGAAAAATATCGTGGCCGCCATTCGCGGCGGAGCCTCCCGGCCGTTCGAATTCGTTAACAAAGGAACCGTCGCTTCGCTCGGCAAAGGGGAAGCGATTGCGGTCGTGGGCGACAAGAAAATGACCGGCTGGAAAGCGGTCCAGCTCAAAAAGCTGGTCGATCTGCGATACCTGTTTATTATCGGGGGAATCCCGCTGGTTCTTAAGAAAGGAAGATTTCTGTAA
- a CDS encoding DnaD domain protein, giving the protein MRIHNLHHFTENHRYCVYRDFDLGTVGQKMLSLIYQPMVGGFAVALYHFLFGQVSLEQVGYSKLEQQRHLFLSLGIEPSEKGRKLLIEQASKLEAVGLLQCSRVYVPESEDYLYEYELQPPLTPSEFFKTQHLTLLLRDKLGKFAVLSLQEQMFSREAAEYGRATNKENLTVPFYDIFQLNTHTIDYELEQAISEMAISRQPERKQEEPLFNYADIIMRFPRGSVNRKHVESLRFDQDKMGAVNYTARKYDLNIQDLCRLLDEDGIFAADGSLQLDALQHKANLHFRQGKKRQEERSAAMGKVVALRQENQEAQEMPEEYSVQMEFYLEVPPQLQGKCDVHQYNMMLRNEPHTRLLPKFFPGTVPDNLLDIFEKIDMNYKLPGEVINVLIHYLMMLLTAGGEQRINRKFVETIASNMLLKQVTTYEKAVSYIREQEKLNKAVKEGGTSAAAGGRSRNYSRGNKPKPEIPIVPSAVNTDKTLSEEEFAELLRMAEQMQNGQKK; this is encoded by the coding sequence TTGCGCATTCATAATCTTCATCATTTTACGGAAAACCACCGTTACTGCGTATATCGCGACTTTGATCTTGGTACCGTTGGACAAAAAATGCTCAGTCTGATTTACCAGCCGATGGTAGGCGGTTTTGCCGTTGCACTCTATCATTTTTTGTTTGGGCAGGTATCTCTGGAACAAGTTGGTTATTCGAAGCTGGAACAGCAGCGCCATCTGTTCTTATCTCTAGGCATAGAACCAAGTGAGAAAGGGCGCAAGCTGCTGATTGAACAAGCCTCCAAACTGGAGGCGGTCGGGCTGCTGCAGTGCAGCCGGGTCTATGTTCCGGAAAGCGAAGATTACTTATATGAATACGAGCTTCAGCCGCCGCTGACACCGTCGGAATTTTTCAAAACCCAGCACCTGACGCTTCTGCTCCGGGACAAACTGGGGAAATTCGCGGTGTTGTCGCTGCAGGAGCAAATGTTCAGCCGGGAAGCTGCCGAATATGGCCGGGCTACCAATAAAGAAAATTTGACCGTGCCTTTTTACGATATTTTTCAATTAAATACACATACGATCGATTACGAGCTGGAGCAGGCGATTTCGGAAATGGCGATTTCGAGACAGCCGGAGAGAAAACAGGAGGAGCCGCTGTTTAATTACGCGGACATCATCATGCGTTTCCCTCGCGGTTCCGTTAATCGCAAACATGTAGAGTCCCTGCGTTTCGATCAGGACAAAATGGGCGCCGTCAACTACACGGCCCGTAAATATGACCTTAACATACAGGATTTGTGCCGGCTGCTGGACGAGGACGGGATTTTTGCCGCGGATGGCAGTCTGCAGCTTGACGCGCTTCAGCACAAAGCCAACCTCCATTTCCGTCAGGGCAAGAAACGCCAGGAGGAACGCAGCGCAGCCATGGGCAAAGTGGTGGCGCTGCGCCAGGAGAATCAGGAAGCCCAGGAAATGCCGGAGGAATACTCCGTGCAGATGGAATTTTATTTGGAGGTGCCGCCTCAGCTGCAGGGGAAATGCGATGTGCATCAATATAACATGATGCTCCGCAATGAGCCGCACACCCGGCTGCTGCCGAAATTTTTTCCGGGGACGGTACCGGATAATCTCCTTGATATTTTTGAGAAAATCGATATGAATTATAAGCTGCCCGGTGAAGTTATCAATGTATTAATCCATTATTTGATGATGCTGCTTACAGCAGGAGGCGAACAGCGGATCAACCGCAAATTCGTGGAAACGATCGCTTCCAATATGCTGCTTAAGCAGGTGACGACCTATGAGAAGGCGGTCAGTTACATCCGGGAGCAAGAGAAGCTGAATAAGGCTGTGAAGGAAGGCGGTACTTCCGCTGCCGCCGGTGGGCGTAGCCGTAATTATTCCAGGGGCAATAAACCGAAACCGGAAATTCCCATCGTGCCAAGCGCGGTGAATACAGATAAAACCTTGTCGGAAGAAGAGTTTGCCGAGCTGCTCAGAATGGCAGAGCAGATGCAAAACGGCCAAAAGAAATAA
- a CDS encoding helix-turn-helix domain-containing protein, with protein MAELLGQRIQQIRLAKGLSLSELAEKADVAKSYLSNVERNIQSNPSIQFIEKVAEALDSSVAYLLYGEHAEEESLDPEWASLVHEAMNSGISKEEFKQFLEFQKWKLNQKEN; from the coding sequence GTGGCAGAACTATTGGGACAGCGCATCCAGCAAATTCGTCTGGCCAAAGGATTATCCCTTTCGGAGCTGGCCGAGAAAGCGGATGTCGCCAAATCTTATTTAAGCAATGTAGAAAGAAACATCCAGTCTAACCCTTCCATTCAATTTATCGAAAAGGTAGCGGAAGCTCTGGATTCCTCCGTCGCCTATTTGCTTTACGGCGAACACGCTGAGGAAGAATCACTTGATCCGGAATGGGCTTCCCTTGTTCACGAAGCCATGAACTCCGGCATTAGCAAAGAGGAATTCAAGCAGTTTCTCGAATTTCAGAAATGGAAGCTTAACCAAAAGGAGAACTGA
- the hemQ gene encoding hydrogen peroxide-dependent heme synthase codes for MSEAAQTLDGWYALHDFRSIDWAAWKAADDEERAVGLDDLRVFLQNWADTEEAKTGSTAIYSIVGQKADFVIVHLRETLEELNALETEFDKSTFADYTAKKFSYVSVVELSNYLGKGDGTDPHEKPEVMARLQPILPKTKHICFYPMNKKRELADNWYMLSMEERQTLMRSHGLIGRSYAGKVKQIITGSAGLDDWEWGVTLFSDDALQFKKLIYEMRFDEVSARYGEFGTFYVGNLLTLEGFEQLLKL; via the coding sequence ATGAGTGAAGCAGCTCAAACCCTGGATGGCTGGTATGCCCTGCACGATTTCCGGTCCATTGATTGGGCGGCATGGAAAGCGGCCGACGACGAGGAACGTGCCGTAGGTCTTGATGATCTTCGCGTGTTTCTGCAGAACTGGGCGGATACCGAAGAAGCTAAAACAGGCAGCACTGCTATCTATAGCATCGTTGGGCAAAAAGCCGATTTCGTGATCGTTCACCTGCGGGAAACGCTGGAAGAGCTGAACGCTCTCGAAACCGAATTCGATAAATCCACTTTTGCCGACTACACGGCCAAAAAGTTTTCTTACGTCAGCGTGGTCGAGCTGAGCAACTACCTGGGCAAAGGCGACGGCACCGATCCTCACGAGAAACCGGAAGTAATGGCTCGCCTCCAGCCGATCCTGCCCAAAACGAAACATATTTGCTTCTATCCGATGAACAAAAAGCGGGAGCTTGCCGACAACTGGTACATGCTCTCCATGGAAGAACGCCAAACGCTGATGCGCAGCCACGGCTTGATCGGCCGCAGTTACGCAGGCAAGGTGAAGCAGATCATTACCGGCTCGGCCGGCCTGGATGACTGGGAATGGGGCGTTACGCTGTTCTCCGATGACGCGCTTCAATTCAAGAAGCTGATTTATGAAATGCGTTTCGACGAGGTCAGCGCCCGTTACGGAGAGTTTGGAACCTTTTATGTGGGCAACCTGCTGACACTCGAAGGCTTCGAACAGCTGCTGAAATTATAA
- the sipW gene encoding signal peptidase I SipW, whose protein sequence is MVRKLFSSMLSTLLLLAFIVMAVAVVISKASGGTPNFFGYQIKTVLSGSMEPGIQTGSIIAVKPGGDMTRFSPGDVISFKSGDKIITHRIVDVTQNGSLNQVMYKTKGDNNDAPDLDAVPSGDVIGEYSGFTLPYAGYAMTFANSKAGSLLLLVVPGLLLFAFSLFSSWKVISRLEKKEGTSTGSDTGTGSGPAPKSLS, encoded by the coding sequence ATGGTTCGAAAATTGTTTAGCAGCATGCTTTCAACCCTGCTGCTCCTTGCCTTCATCGTGATGGCCGTAGCCGTCGTGATTTCCAAGGCCAGCGGCGGTACACCCAACTTTTTTGGCTACCAGATCAAAACGGTGCTCTCCGGCTCCATGGAGCCGGGCATTCAAACCGGATCGATTATAGCCGTCAAGCCGGGCGGCGATATGACCCGTTTCTCCCCAGGCGATGTTATTTCCTTTAAATCCGGGGATAAAATCATCACTCACCGCATTGTCGACGTGACCCAAAATGGCTCTTTAAATCAGGTCATGTACAAAACCAAAGGCGATAATAATGATGCGCCCGATTTGGATGCCGTCCCTTCCGGAGATGTCATCGGCGAATATTCCGGCTTCACCCTCCCCTATGCGGGTTATGCCATGACCTTCGCCAACTCCAAAGCCGGCAGCCTGCTGCTGCTTGTGGTTCCAGGCCTGCTGCTGTTCGCCTTTTCGCTGTTCTCCTCCTGGAAAGTCATCTCGCGCCTGGAGAAAAAGGAAGGCACCAGCACCGGTTCTGATACGGGGACGGGTTCAGGCCCTGCTCCAAAATCCTTGTCTTAA
- the trxA gene encoding thioredoxin — protein MAIVNVSDSTFKNEVEGQGTVLVDFWAPWCGPCKMIAPILDELAGEVDATIAKVNVDENPESASRFGVMSIPTLILFKDGQPVDKVVGVNSKEALKSLITKHQ, from the coding sequence ATGGCAATCGTTAATGTTTCCGATTCAACGTTTAAGAATGAAGTGGAAGGCCAAGGCACTGTTTTGGTTGACTTCTGGGCTCCTTGGTGCGGACCTTGCAAAATGATCGCTCCAATTCTGGACGAACTGGCTGGCGAGGTTGATGCTACAATCGCGAAAGTGAATGTGGACGAAAACCCTGAATCCGCATCCCGTTTCGGCGTTATGAGCATTCCGACTTTGATCCTGTTCAAAGACGGCCAACCGGTTGACAAAGTAGTAGGTGTCAACTCTAAAGAAGCTTTGAAGAGCTTGATCACGAAACACCAATAA
- a CDS encoding plastocyanin/azurin family copper-binding protein codes for MKKKTAMTALVPVFAALLVLSACGNSGSANNAEEAGASAAPASSASAPAEAGEPGTPASEPVDGSADSSNPAAGTEHAIDISNFSFSMGTLEIHPGDTVTFTNHDDVAHSATADDNSFDTGLLGKDESKTITFDKEGEISYHCSAHPGMQAKIVVKA; via the coding sequence GTGAAAAAGAAAACCGCTATGACCGCTTTAGTTCCTGTCTTCGCTGCATTACTTGTGCTGTCTGCCTGCGGCAATTCAGGCAGCGCCAATAACGCTGAGGAGGCGGGAGCCTCTGCCGCTCCCGCCTCCTCAGCCTCCGCCCCGGCAGAAGCCGGGGAACCCGGCACCCCGGCATCCGAACCTGTTGACGGCTCAGCCGACTCGTCAAATCCAGCAGCCGGCACGGAACACGCCATTGACATCAGCAATTTCAGCTTCTCGATGGGGACGCTGGAAATCCATCCCGGCGATACGGTTACGTTCACTAATCATGATGACGTCGCCCATTCAGCCACGGCGGATGACAACTCCTTCGATACCGGGCTGCTGGGCAAGGATGAGTCAAAGACGATTACCTTCGATAAGGAAGGCGAAATCAGCTATCACTGCTCAGCCCATCCGGGCATGCAGGCTAAAATCGTCGTCAAGGCATGA